In Archocentrus centrarchus isolate MPI-CPG fArcCen1 chromosome 24, fArcCen1, whole genome shotgun sequence, one DNA window encodes the following:
- the ndufb1 gene encoding NADH dehydrogenase [ubiquinone] 1 beta subcomplex subunit 1, with protein sequence MVNLATFAREYWAHIFVPMGFVIGWYLDRQQDQKLTACRNKSALYKRELKPGEEVTWR encoded by the exons ATGGTGAACTTGGCAACCTTTGCCCGGGAGTACTGGGCACACATATTTGTCCCCATGGGCTTTGTTATTGGATGGTACCTTGACAGACAACAGGACCAGAAGCTGACTGCTTGCAGAAACAAGAGTGCTTTGTACAAAAG GGAGCTGAAGCCTGGTGAGGAGGTGACCTGGAGGTAG